The following nucleotide sequence is from Pseudothermotoga sp..
TGTACCATCTTTCCTGTCACCTTTCGTGTCCAGACCTCTTTCTGGTTCGATCTTTGAATCCTTCTGGCAGTATTTGTTTTCGAACGCAAATGTTTCTGAGCCCATTATCTTGTCTGGAGAAACGGAAACCCAAAGATGGAGCATCGAAGTAACTGAAGAAAAGAAAACTTTGAGCAAAGTTCTTCCATCGATGATAGAACAACTCAAATTTGCTGATACACACCCTCAAACGTTGAGTATCAAGCTGAGTTTTGAAAACTTTGAGACGAAAGAAAAATCTGAAGATGAGTATTTCATGACAATGATCCCAGGGGCTCATCAACCAATCTTGAGCAAAGATCCGGTTTCATCCGACATCAACTGCACTTTTGTTCCCCCATATCTAACCAACGAATGGAAGCAACGATGGTTCTGGCCCAACTTGGAAGATATATTCAAATTGAAGATGGAAACGAAGTTGATCGAGGTGTTGAAAGTCATAGAGCCGAAACTTGAAGATTTTCAACTTGCTAGGGATGATTTGTACGTAGGGATCAAGGATATATCGGCGAGACTCCCCATCGGTCAAGTGGGAAACGGCCTGATCGTGGTATTGGTGAAAACTTTGGCCATTCTCAAAAGCCAAAAAGGTGTTGTCCTCATAGATGAATTCGAAAATGGACTTCATCACAGCGCGTTGAAAAAAATCTGGGAGATCTTCAAAGAATTGGCTCGCAAGCTCGATGTTCAAATCGTAGCAATGACGCACAGCCTTGAATGTCTGAAGGCTGCATACGAAGTGTTTTCGAACGATACAGTTTTCGATTTTTCCCTTTACCGTCTAGAGCAAGTGGGAAAGAAGAACCGTGTGATACGTTATGACGGGGAAAGCTTTCAAATATCTATTCAAATATCTATAGAACAAGATTTGGAAGTGAGGTAAAGCCTCTGTGGCAAAAAACACAAAGGAAAAACCAAAACAGATAGAAAAGCCTTGCTTGATACTCGTCGAAGGTGTGACCGATGAGAAATTTTTCAACAGTCTATTGAAACATCTTCAAATCGATCACGAACTTTACGATATCTGGCCCAGTGGAGGTAAGGAAGAACTTCTGAAAACCATAAAAATCCTCGAAAAAGTACCAGGATTCGATCGTTTGAAGCTATTGATGATATTCCTGGATGCCGACGAAAATTCGAACGAAACTTTTAAGCGTGTCAGAGATGCTTTGTCGAGAGCTGAGTTGCCCGTTCCTGCTAGACAGTTCGAACTGGTCGAGTCGAAAATCTCTGTGATCGCTGGAACTATTCCTCCCGAGGAGGATACGGGTACTTTTAAAAAGGCAAAGTTCAGGATCGCTCTTGCCCTTGAGAACTTGCCTGGTATCGACTCAGCAAGTCAAAGAGACCTTTTCGATTTTAATTCATCCACCCTTTCTCCAGTGAGAGAAGCTTTGAAGAACATAAACCGCTTTGCTGAACCGATTGACAATAGATGAGATTCAAACATCTTCGTCAGCCTTCAAGCCTTTGACACCTTTTCATTCTGAATCATCACAGAGGGTTCTTTAAGGGCCAAATTGAACCGCTTCAGATCTGATCCAAAACGCAAAATGAAAAAAGGACTGTCAAGATAATGGGAATATTTTTGTTTGATAGCTATCTAGAATTTCTGTGATAGACGATTTTTCCTTCAACCATTGTGA
It contains:
- a CDS encoding ATP-binding protein; translation: MYDLELLDLNRFNLIVGKNNSGKTNLLEALFIHSCKRNVPSFLSPFVSRPLSGSIFESFWQYLFSNANVSEPIILSGETETQRWSIEVTEEKKTLSKVLPSMIEQLKFADTHPQTLSIKLSFENFETKEKSEDEYFMTMIPGAHQPILSKDPVSSDINCTFVPPYLTNEWKQRWFWPNLEDIFKLKMETKLIEVLKVIEPKLEDFQLARDDLYVGIKDISARLPIGQVGNGLIVVLVKTLAILKSQKGVVLIDEFENGLHHSALKKIWEIFKELARKLDVQIVAMTHSLECLKAAYEVFSNDTVFDFSLYRLEQVGKKNRVIRYDGESFQISIQISIEQDLEVR